The genomic stretch CTCTGTGCTCGCATTTTGTATGAATGACTCCGTATCATAAAGCTTTAATGGAATGCTGATAACCTCACCATCACTAGATAAATGGAGGTAGGCCTGAAGTTCTGCATTTGGGGGTAACTCTAAGTGAAAGATGCTTTTGTGATCCGCAAAATCTCTTTCATCAAATGGAATTTGATCACCGGAAACTCGTTTCTCAATCTTGCCATTTTTACCAACTAGGTAAAGATCCACAATATCAGTAAGTGGACGGGCCGTTTCAAAGTAATAGTCCTTATATCGATCAGTAGGGTTTGAGATAGGAAATTTTAGCCAATAGTGATGATTTGTAAAGCCCAGATCTTCATTAGAGCCAGTAAGGGCGCGAAAGGGTAATTCGTCTTGTATTTTAAGAAAGTGAGAAAAAGAATAGTCATTGTCTTCAACATCCGCTATTTGAGCTTGAGAGGATAAATCAAGGATATTAGGTTCAGCTTGGGAAGCTTTAGCCAAATAGCTTGTAAGCAAAAGTAGGGGTAAAAGCACCCAGTTACGCATTGTGATTTTGGAGTAGTAGTTATTCATTGCGTTGTGTTAAGGATATTCCTTAAAAGGATAAATAAGTACGTGGGCTTTTAAATTTGAATTAATGGTAAAAGCATTTATTCCACCCCTACTTATTAAAGTCGAAATTAGTAATAATCCTACATTATATAAGAAGGATGTTAGTGTGAAGTGCTTGAAAATGAAGTGTTAGTTGGATTTTTAAAGAATTTTCACTTCTGTGTTTCAGGATAGTATATTCGTTTTTTAAAAGAACTTTAAAAACCCAACATATTGATTTAGAGTCTCAAATGATTGGGGTTTTTTTTAATTGACCCTAGCATTGGTGAAATGCAGGTTTTATTCGATAAGAAGCACGAAAGTTTAGATGAGTGAATGGCTAGTTTTTGTAAGAATCTATGTCAATTACACCTTCAGATAGGGTTTTAAAGCTGCCGATTAGCCGAATTTTTTCTTGAATTAGTTCGCCTTTAAAGGTTCCTCCACGCTTACTAAGTTGATTAGCTATCATATCTGCCTTATTCAATTTCTTTCCCCAAAAAGGAAAAAGAGCAGCATGAGACGAGCCTGTTGCAGGATCTTCTAATTGATGAACATGAGGAACTAATGTTCGACTCACAAAATCAACTTTATCTCCAGGAGCTGTGACAGCGTAACCAAATACATCACTTTCTCTGAGTTTAGAAAAGTTTGGATTCATTTCACGAACACGCTTTTCCGTATCCGTCAAAATTATGTGCTTATTCCCCGTGGGGTAAAAACCAAGAATGGGAATTCCTAGTCCTTTTTTAATAGCATTGGGAACGGGCTCTTCGGGCAGAGTATGGATTTGTTCAATGATAAGAACTCCAGAAAATTGATCAATTGCTTCAGCCTCAACGCTTCCCGTCTTATAATTGAGCTTAATCTCTTTCTCACCAGTGAGATTATGAACGTAAGCCATAGCAGCCATTGATCCGTGACCGCATAAGCCTATTTCTGCATCTGGTGCAAACCATCGTACATTATATTCATCATCTTTTTGTGTTTTCCAAAGGAATGTGGTTGCAGGCTGCAATTGATCGGCAGCAATACGTTGCATCGTGTCGTCACTTAATTCTTTATCGAGAAACAGCACTGTAGATGTATTTCCAATGAAACCCATCTTTGGGTTATCGAAAACCTGAAAAAGTTGAAAGGGGAGTAAAGCCACAACTAAAAATATTAAGGGAGTAAAACTATTGAACTTAGCTTTTAATGCTTGGCTTCAATTCTTCATCAATCACCTTTTGGAGAACGTTTTTAGGTAATGCTCCTTTTTGCATCATAGGTTGTCCTTCCATTGGAATGAATAGGATGGAGGGTATGCTTTGAATACCAAAAGCTGCGGCCAGTTCTTGTTCTGCTTCCGTGTCTACTTTATAAATAACCACCTCTTCGTTTTCATCACTAAGCTGCTCAAAAAGAGGAGCTACCGCTTTACACGGCCCACACCAGTCTGCATAAAAATCGATAATGGCTGGCTTGTCTCCATGAAAAGTCCAGTCTTTATGTTTGGTGTAATCAAATACTTTGGCTTTAAATTCTTCTGTAGTTAATTGTACTGTAGGCATGTGATGCGTTTTATATTTAAGCACAAAGGTAGGCGTCAATATTGGTGAACAAGGTCATCCAGGTTACATAATTCTTTAAGGGTCTTTCTCATAATTTTTGGTGGGTTGTAGAAAAGGATTACCTTTGTAAGTGATTACTCACTATTGAAATGACAGAAAAGCAAGAGAAAATATTGGAAGCAGCATTGCAACTTTTTGCTGAGCAGGGGTATGCAGCAACTTCCACAAGTAAAGTAGCCAAGGTAGCTGGCGTTTCTGAAGGTTTGATTTTTAGACACTTTAAAAATAAGGAAGGTCTACTTGAGGCTATTTTTGAAACGGTAGCTGAAAGGACAAAAGCAATTTTTGCAGATATAGTATTGTCAACTGACCCGGAGGAGGTGATTAGTAAAGCACTGGAGATGCCATTTATGATTGATCCTGGTGAATATAGGGTTTGGAGACTCACATATGCTATGAAATGGCAGGTTCAAAATTACAGCAGAGAAAAGGTAGAACCTTTGAAATTAGCTGTAAAAAATGCTTTTGACAAGCTTGGCTACGAAAACCCTGATGCAGAAAGTGAATTGATCTTGATGCAACTCGATGGAGCGGCTACAGCTATTTTGTTGCACGAACCAGATAATAAAATGGAGATTTTAAAATGCTTGAAGGCAAAGTATAATCTCTAAATTTTTGACAGAATAGTGAGTAATTAATCACTTATAAAACGAAAGAAAAATAATGGAAATTGATAAATCAAAGCCAGTGATGGTAACCGGAGCTAATGGTTATGTAGCAAGTTGGTTGGTGAAAAAATTGCTCGATGAGGGCATTACCGTCCATGCTGCTGTACGGAATCCTAACAAAAAAGATAAGTACCAGCATCTGGATAATTTAGCTGCTAATGCCCCCGGTAGGATAAAATATTTCAAAACTGATTTATTGGAAGAAGGCTCTTATGCAGAGGCAATGGAAGGATGCGAACTGGTGTATCACACGGCCTCACCTTATATTTTAAACGTTAAGAATCCACAAAAAGAGCTTATTGACCCTGCTTTAAAAGGTACACAGAATGTATTGAATCAAGCCAGTAAAACTCCTTCGGTAAAAAGGGTAGTGGTGACTGGTAGTTGCGCTGCGATATATACTGATGCTATAGACTGCAAGTCAGCTCCTAATGGCACTCTTACGGAAGAAGTTTGGAATACCAGTTCTTCGTTGGATTATCAGCCGTATTCTTATTCAAAAACCTTGGCCGAAAAAGAGGCCTGGAAAATTGCGGATGGCCAAAATCAGTGGGACTTAGTTGTTATAAATCCTAGCGGTGTTTTTGGTCCAGCATTGAGCATGAATACAGACTCTGAGAGTATTAGCATTTTGAAGCAATTTGCCGATGGTGCCTTAAAAATGGGAGCACCTAAGGTAGGTATTGGTTTAGTAGATGTTCGCGACTTAGCAGAGGCACATTACCTTGCTGGCTATACACCAGCTGCAAATGGGCGAAACATTATTTCTGGTCACAATACAAATTTTCTTGAAATGGGCCTCGCCCTTCAGGAGAGGTATGGAAGTAGTTACCCAATTCCTAAGTCTGCTCTACCAAAATGGTTACTGATGATTATCGGTCCAATAGTAAATAAGGCACTGTCGAGGAGATTCATCAAAAATAATGTGAACATAGAATGGAAGGCAGATAATTCTAAGAGTAAAAAAGAGCTTGGAGTGAAATACAGACCTTTAGAACAAACCATGGAGGACTCTTTTCAATTTTTAATTGAAAGTGGTTTAACTTCTAAAAAGTAATGGTCGCGTTTGCAAGTATATTTAAGTCTTTAAAGAAAAATCAAAATGAATTTTTACGATTTAGAAGCTTTGACACCAAGCGGCAAGCCCATAAAAATGAGTGACTACAAAGGTAAGGTTGTACTTATTGTAAATACAGCAACTCAATGTGGTTTAACCCCTCAGTTTGAAGGTTTGGAAAAACTACACCAACAATACAAAGGTCAAGGGCTGGTTGTATTAGGTTTCCCCTGTAATCAGTTTGGCGGGCAAGAACCTTTGAGTAATGATGAAATGGAAAGTACCTGTCAGGTGAATCACGGGGTGAGTTTTCAGCTTACTGAAAAGGTGGACGTGAATGGCCCTGGTACTCACCCAGTTTTCAAATATTTGAAGAGTAAGTTTTGGTCAATTTTGGGAAGAAGTATCAAATGGAATTTTACCAAATTTTTGGTTGGACCAGATGGAAAGCCCTACCAAAGATATGCTCCTACCACCAAGCCAGAAAAGCTAGAAAAAGACATTTTGAAATTATTAAAAACAACAAAAGCTACAGCATGAAAGTAATAGTTACAGGGGCAAGCGGAATGGTTGGTAAGGGTGTTTTACTGGAATGTTTAGATCACCCTAAAGTTGTGGAAGTGTTGTCCATAGGAAGAAGAACCTTGGACTTAACCCATCCAAAACTGAAGCAAATAGAACACAAAGATTTTTCGGAGTTTGAATCTATAGCAGATCAGCTTACCGGCTATGATGCCTGTTACGCCTGTATGGGTGTTAGTTCGGCAGGAATGAAAGAGGAGCAATACAGAACAATGACTTATGATTATACCATGGCTCTGGCAAATGTGTTGTATGGTTTAAACGCAAAAATGACCTTCATATATGTTTCTGGCCAAGGAACAGACTCTTCGGAAAAAGGAAGGATTATGTGGGCTCGGATAAAGGGTAAAACGGAGAATGATATTTTTAAATTAGGATTCAAACAAGCTTATGCGTTTCGACCCGGAGCCATTATTCCAATGCGAGGTGTAGAGTCTAGTAGTAAGCTTTATAACTTTCTAATTAAGAGTTTAGGTTGGCTCATTAAGCTGATGAAGAAAATATCACCAAACTCCATTGTTAACACCCAGCAAATTGGGGTAGCTATGATAAATGCAAGCATCGCAGGGTTTGATAAAGAGATAATTGGGCCAAAGGAAATCTTAATGTTAGCTGAGTAATAATTTTTAAATAACGAACCCGACACACCACATTATGATAGTAACCAAAAACTTTAACCTATTACGGATAATTCGTTTTGCCGGACATCACTTCATATGGCTTATTCCATTGGTAATAGGAGTTGCACTTATACAAGAATATTCAGGCTGGGAATGGGTAAAAGTGCCGTTTCAACCCATAAGCTTAGTGGGTACAGCTGTAGCGTTCTATTTAGGTTTTAAAAATAATCAGAGCTATGATAGACTTTGGGAGGCACGTAAGGTATGGGGAGCCGTGGTAAACACAAGTAGAGCTTGGGCTAGTAATGTCAAACATTTTGTTACCGATCAGCATACCGATAATGATGTGGCTGATGCTGAGCTAAATCAA from Owenweeksia hongkongensis DSM 17368 encodes the following:
- a CDS encoding TetR/AcrR family transcriptional regulator; this encodes MTEKQEKILEAALQLFAEQGYAATSTSKVAKVAGVSEGLIFRHFKNKEGLLEAIFETVAERTKAIFADIVLSTDPEEVISKALEMPFMIDPGEYRVWRLTYAMKWQVQNYSREKVEPLKLAVKNAFDKLGYENPDAESELILMQLDGAATAILLHEPDNKMEILKCLKAKYNL
- a CDS encoding PhzF family phenazine biosynthesis protein, with the protein product MALLPFQLFQVFDNPKMGFIGNTSTVLFLDKELSDDTMQRIAADQLQPATTFLWKTQKDDEYNVRWFAPDAEIGLCGHGSMAAMAYVHNLTGEKEIKLNYKTGSVEAEAIDQFSGVLIIEQIHTLPEEPVPNAIKKGLGIPILGFYPTGNKHIILTDTEKRVREMNPNFSKLRESDVFGYAVTAPGDKVDFVSRTLVPHVHQLEDPATGSSHAALFPFWGKKLNKADMIANQLSKRGGTFKGELIQEKIRLIGSFKTLSEGVIDIDSYKN
- a CDS encoding NAD-dependent epimerase/dehydratase family protein; translation: MEIDKSKPVMVTGANGYVASWLVKKLLDEGITVHAAVRNPNKKDKYQHLDNLAANAPGRIKYFKTDLLEEGSYAEAMEGCELVYHTASPYILNVKNPQKELIDPALKGTQNVLNQASKTPSVKRVVVTGSCAAIYTDAIDCKSAPNGTLTEEVWNTSSSLDYQPYSYSKTLAEKEAWKIADGQNQWDLVVINPSGVFGPALSMNTDSESISILKQFADGALKMGAPKVGIGLVDVRDLAEAHYLAGYTPAANGRNIISGHNTNFLEMGLALQERYGSSYPIPKSALPKWLLMIIGPIVNKALSRRFIKNNVNIEWKADNSKSKKELGVKYRPLEQTMEDSFQFLIESGLTSKK
- the trxA gene encoding thioredoxin translates to MPTVQLTTEEFKAKVFDYTKHKDWTFHGDKPAIIDFYADWCGPCKAVAPLFEQLSDENEEVVIYKVDTEAEQELAAAFGIQSIPSILFIPMEGQPMMQKGALPKNVLQKVIDEELKPSIKS
- a CDS encoding glutathione peroxidase, yielding MNFYDLEALTPSGKPIKMSDYKGKVVLIVNTATQCGLTPQFEGLEKLHQQYKGQGLVVLGFPCNQFGGQEPLSNDEMESTCQVNHGVSFQLTEKVDVNGPGTHPVFKYLKSKFWSILGRSIKWNFTKFLVGPDGKPYQRYAPTTKPEKLEKDILKLLKTTKATA
- a CDS encoding NAD-dependent epimerase/dehydratase family protein, whose amino-acid sequence is MKVIVTGASGMVGKGVLLECLDHPKVVEVLSIGRRTLDLTHPKLKQIEHKDFSEFESIADQLTGYDACYACMGVSSAGMKEEQYRTMTYDYTMALANVLYGLNAKMTFIYVSGQGTDSSEKGRIMWARIKGKTENDIFKLGFKQAYAFRPGAIIPMRGVESSSKLYNFLIKSLGWLIKLMKKISPNSIVNTQQIGVAMINASIAGFDKEIIGPKEILMLAE